A stretch of the Candidatus Poribacteria bacterium genome encodes the following:
- a CDS encoding TIM barrel protein, with amino-acid sequence MMPINQSICFGGFSRGRDPIEVIKKAAEIGYKSVEMLPAEYWSVVQDHGMRVGIIVGHASLPSGLNDPSNHDRIEDEILQNIDIAAANDIPGLICFSGNREGRSDEEGRDNTIAGLSRVTKAAEEKGINLCVELLNSKVNHPDYQCDKTEWGVEVCKGVGSPRAQLLYDIYHMQIMEGDLIRNITDYSDYIGHYHTAGNPGRHDLDDEQEIYYPAVMRAIVNTGYELYVGHEFGPKGDAFDAMQHAFDVCNV; translated from the coding sequence ATTATGCCAATTAATCAATCCATCTGTTTCGGCGGTTTCAGTCGTGGCAGAGATCCAATAGAAGTCATCAAGAAAGCCGCTGAAATCGGTTATAAATCCGTTGAAATGCTACCCGCAGAATACTGGTCCGTTGTCCAGGACCATGGGATGCGCGTTGGGATTATCGTAGGACACGCTTCACTTCCGTCCGGATTGAACGATCCGAGCAATCATGACCGGATTGAAGATGAAATCCTCCAAAATATTGACATTGCGGCCGCAAACGACATTCCCGGCCTCATCTGTTTCTCTGGAAACCGGGAAGGCAGATCGGACGAAGAGGGACGCGATAACACAATCGCAGGCTTGTCGCGTGTTACGAAAGCCGCTGAAGAGAAGGGGATCAATCTCTGCGTCGAACTGCTCAACAGTAAAGTCAACCACCCGGATTATCAGTGTGATAAGACGGAGTGGGGTGTTGAAGTCTGTAAAGGTGTCGGTTCACCCCGAGCGCAACTGCTCTACGACATCTACCACATGCAGATCATGGAAGGCGACCTAATCCGGAACATCACGGATTACAGTGATTATATCGGGCACTACCATACTGCAGGTAACCCCGGTCGGCACGACCTCGATGACGAGCAAGAGATTTACTATCCCGCCGTGATGCGCGCCATCGTGAACACCGGATACGAACTCTATGTAGGACACGAATTCGGTCCCAAAGGGGACGCCTTCGATGCGATGCAACACGCCTTTGATGTGTGTAACGTCTAA
- a CDS encoding LamG domain-containing protein, which translates to MFIELKMEQPPKTDQRLKEESKMRNGIKGLLFTFIVFLALSSIAGANLQEGLLGYWNLDEADGKTAADSSGNGNDATLQGNGVKWNPNGGRLGGALEFDGSGDAAEDDNGADYINGLTAITVAVWVKSAETKSDRGFIDGRDPGGDDTVLSLRYDAAGFEAGGSDLVKAGITTTGGVQRLETSSDVQTESWQHFALTWSSGNELALYIDGELDTPTFNSPATKGKLTDATKLVIGKGEKDQGRSWNGLIDDVRIYDRVLDDAEIADLAAGELAVEASGKLATLWGHLKQN; encoded by the coding sequence ATGTTTATAGAATTGAAAATGGAACAACCACCTAAAACCGACCAACGGTTAAAGGAGGAATCTAAAATGCGGAACGGAATTAAGGGGTTACTTTTCACCTTTATTGTTTTTCTTGCGTTGAGTTCTATCGCTGGTGCGAATCTTCAAGAGGGGTTACTCGGATATTGGAACCTTGATGAGGCTGACGGGAAAACTGCCGCGGATTCGAGCGGAAACGGGAACGACGCGACGCTTCAAGGGAACGGCGTCAAATGGAACCCTAACGGCGGCAGACTCGGGGGTGCCTTGGAATTTGATGGCAGTGGCGATGCCGCAGAAGACGACAACGGCGCAGATTATATCAATGGACTTACCGCTATTACCGTTGCGGTTTGGGTGAAGTCCGCTGAAACCAAATCCGATCGCGGATTCATTGATGGACGCGACCCCGGTGGCGACGATACCGTCCTCTCGCTGCGATATGATGCCGCTGGCTTTGAAGCAGGCGGTAGCGACCTTGTGAAAGCCGGTATCACCACAACAGGCGGGGTTCAACGGCTTGAGACCTCAAGTGACGTACAGACGGAGTCCTGGCAACACTTTGCCTTGACATGGAGCAGCGGCAACGAACTAGCACTCTACATCGACGGTGAACTCGATACACCGACCTTCAACAGTCCAGCGACCAAAGGAAAGTTGACGGATGCCACCAAATTGGTCATAGGCAAAGGCGAGAAGGACCAAGGACGTTCGTGGAACGGACTTATCGATGATGTCCGTATCTACGACAGAGTCTTGGATGATGCGGAGATTGCAGACCTTGCGGCGGGTGAACTTGCGGTTGAAGCGAGTGGAAAGTTAGCAACCCTTTGGGGACATCTCAAGCAAAATTGA
- a CDS encoding DEAD/DEAH box helicase, which translates to MTPEQQARRNIDKMLEAAGWHVQNHAGHNTAAALGVAVREYPLRADQRADYLLFINGAAVGVIEAKPEGTTLSGALQQAERYRASLPDNLRHLAGLPFSYAATGLETYFRDIRDPNSRSRPIFIFHTPEMLSHQATESRTLRERLRDDLPLLERGSLRNCQFEAITSLEESLKEARPRALIQMATGSGKTYAAVSAVYRLIKFVKIKRVLFLVDRRNLGRQALREFQAYTPPDDNSKFMELYNVQHLDSNTIEPVNQVCITTLQRLYSMLKGDPDYEMEAEETSDFEDEEEQPAEVTYNPSIPIDTFDVIIVDECHRSIYGRWRQVLEYFDAFIVGLTATPYRQTLGFFDHNLVSEYRHEQAVEDDVNVGYYVYRIQTEITQSGSTLEAGSYVARRDRQSRRLNWDELDADVEYTETQLDRDVVAIDQIRTVIQTFKEKLFTELFPSRRIVPKTLIFAKDDSHAEDIVHIVRDVFAGADEVCQKITYQSDKPEELIAQFRNDSMFRIAVSVDMISTGTDIKPLECLIFMRAVRSSGYFEQMKGRGVRTINTDDLLAVTGDATAKTHFILVDAVGVCDAVKTDSQPLPGDPPSGEPPERTRTDSEQLIDDLSEDRVIGAGFDNLNSTQVTAVIHAFKQFIDQNVDELPALRILCNRPEVEGSLNEGDLIALEKALQQYSNALSCKALWFAYQQRFPNRVQGNVERRTDLISLIRFASGENYFLEPFRVTVNRNFEEWLEGGYFTSEQLHWLTLIRDHITTSLDIRMDDFEYTPFAELGNGARVYQLFGDDLDNILKELTEKLVS; encoded by the coding sequence ATGACCCCTGAACAGCAAGCAAGACGCAATATAGATAAAATGCTTGAAGCAGCGGGGTGGCACGTCCAAAATCATGCCGGACATAACACTGCCGCTGCACTTGGGGTTGCGGTTCGCGAATATCCGTTGAGGGCAGATCAGAGGGCTGATTACCTCCTATTTATCAATGGAGCTGCAGTTGGTGTTATAGAAGCCAAACCAGAAGGGACAACTCTCAGCGGAGCCCTCCAACAGGCAGAACGGTATCGGGCGAGTTTGCCAGATAACTTACGTCACCTCGCTGGACTTCCCTTTTCGTATGCAGCAACTGGACTTGAGACTTACTTCCGTGACATTCGCGATCCAAACTCCCGTTCTCGCCCCATTTTTATATTCCATACACCCGAGATGCTCTCTCATCAAGCCACCGAGTCGAGAACGCTACGGGAGCGACTCAGAGATGATTTGCCTCTCTTAGAAAGAGGGAGTCTGAGAAATTGCCAGTTTGAGGCAATAACCAGCCTTGAGGAATCTTTGAAAGAGGCGCGTCCGCGCGCCTTAATCCAGATGGCGACGGGAAGTGGGAAAACCTACGCTGCCGTGAGTGCTGTTTACAGACTCATCAAATTTGTTAAGATCAAACGGGTCCTTTTTCTCGTAGACCGGCGGAACCTCGGCAGACAGGCACTCCGGGAATTTCAGGCGTACACGCCGCCCGATGACAATTCAAAATTCATGGAACTCTACAACGTTCAACACCTCGATAGCAACACAATTGAGCCGGTAAATCAGGTCTGTATCACGACACTCCAACGTCTCTATTCTATGCTGAAAGGCGATCCCGACTATGAAATGGAAGCAGAAGAGACTTCCGACTTTGAAGATGAGGAAGAACAGCCGGCAGAAGTTACCTATAATCCATCAATTCCTATTGATACCTTTGATGTTATTATCGTTGATGAATGCCACCGTTCCATTTACGGCAGATGGCGACAAGTGTTGGAATACTTCGACGCTTTCATTGTTGGGTTAACCGCAACCCCGTATAGACAAACGCTCGGCTTTTTTGATCATAATCTCGTTTCTGAATATCGTCATGAACAAGCCGTAGAGGACGATGTAAACGTTGGTTATTACGTCTATCGGATTCAGACGGAGATTACACAAAGCGGAAGCACACTTGAGGCGGGTAGTTATGTCGCAAGACGGGATAGGCAAAGTCGGCGGCTTAACTGGGATGAGTTAGATGCTGATGTTGAATATACAGAAACACAATTGGATCGGGATGTCGTTGCTATAGACCAGATTCGCACAGTTATTCAGACGTTTAAGGAGAAACTTTTCACAGAACTTTTCCCGAGTCGGAGAATCGTTCCGAAAACGCTTATTTTTGCGAAAGATGACTCTCACGCCGAGGATATCGTCCATATTGTCCGGGATGTATTTGCCGGAGCGGACGAAGTCTGTCAAAAGATTACCTACCAGAGCGATAAACCGGAAGAACTTATCGCACAATTTCGCAATGATTCGATGTTCCGCATTGCTGTCAGCGTTGACATGATTTCTACCGGCACCGATATAAAGCCGCTTGAATGCCTGATTTTTATGCGTGCTGTTCGATCCAGTGGCTATTTCGAACAGATGAAAGGGCGCGGTGTGCGCACCATCAATACAGATGATTTGCTTGCTGTCACAGGCGACGCGACTGCCAAAACACACTTTATTCTCGTTGATGCTGTCGGGGTCTGCGACGCAGTGAAAACCGATTCACAACCGCTTCCAGGGGATCCACCCTCTGGTGAACCCCCAGAACGCACGCGAACGGATAGCGAGCAACTGATTGATGATCTCAGTGAAGACCGGGTTATTGGTGCTGGATTTGACAATCTAAATTCCACACAGGTTACTGCGGTCATCCACGCCTTTAAACAGTTTATTGACCAAAACGTAGATGAATTGCCAGCGTTACGAATCCTGTGTAACCGCCCGGAGGTGGAAGGTTCGCTCAATGAAGGCGATTTAATTGCGTTGGAAAAAGCATTACAACAGTATTCAAATGCCCTGTCTTGTAAAGCTTTATGGTTCGCCTACCAACAGAGATTCCCGAACCGCGTTCAAGGCAACGTTGAACGGCGCACAGACCTTATATCCCTTATTCGATTTGCTAGTGGCGAGAACTATTTCCTTGAGCCTTTCCGTGTAACTGTCAATCGAAACTTTGAAGAATGGTTAGAGGGTGGATACTTTACTTCAGAACAACTCCATTGGCTTACATTGATACGCGATCATATTACCACTTCACTTGACATTCGGATGGATGATTTTGAGTATACGCCTTTTGCTGAACTCGGAAACGGAGCGAGAGTCTATCAACTCTTCGGTGATGATTTGGACAACATTCTGAAAGAACTTACAGAGAAACTGGTTTCCTAA